In the Pseudomonas sp. ADAK2 genome, one interval contains:
- a CDS encoding HlyD family type I secretion periplasmic adaptor subunit — protein MQMSQHTDMILTDTRNVVDLDVGKPVRWGMLLMLAGFGGFLLWSWLAPLDAGVVATGTVKVTSNRKAVQHLSGGTVEAILVREGDAVKKGQEVVRLDSLRAAAEQGAVSAQYIVSKTVENRLEAERDGRDVVNYDPELLKRFGNDYRLVAAMDLQQRLLDTRRAGLAGEISILQENLAASAVQFKGLQQVYGARASQINFLDQELKGTRMLAAEGYVPRNRLLELERSNADLSAGQAENLNNIARVRSQTTEIKLRILQRQHDYLKEVESQLTDTAKENTTLADRLRALDYEVAHTVIRSPIDGMVQSLSIATIGGIIQPGFKIMEIVPDNEPLQVDAMIPVQAIDKMVPGLAVDIAFPAFNHARTPNIPGRVKTVSADRLLDEESKQPFYLAQVEVTPDGMSLLGSNHIRPGMPASVTIKTGERNMLSYLLKPMLERVDSSFKEQ, from the coding sequence ATGCAAATGAGCCAACACACCGACATGATTCTCACCGATACCAGGAACGTAGTGGATCTGGACGTCGGCAAACCCGTGCGCTGGGGCATGTTGCTGATGCTCGCCGGCTTCGGTGGTTTCCTCCTGTGGTCCTGGCTGGCGCCGCTGGATGCCGGCGTGGTAGCGACAGGCACGGTAAAAGTCACCAGCAATCGCAAAGCCGTGCAGCATTTGAGCGGCGGCACCGTGGAGGCCATTCTTGTTCGCGAAGGCGATGCAGTGAAAAAAGGCCAGGAGGTGGTCCGCCTCGACTCGTTGCGTGCCGCTGCCGAACAGGGCGCGGTCAGCGCCCAGTACATCGTCAGCAAGACGGTGGAAAACCGCCTGGAAGCGGAACGTGATGGCCGCGATGTAGTGAACTACGATCCCGAATTGCTCAAGCGCTTCGGGAATGACTACCGCCTCGTGGCCGCCATGGATCTGCAACAACGCCTGCTGGACACCCGGCGTGCAGGCCTCGCTGGCGAAATCAGCATCTTGCAGGAAAACCTCGCGGCGTCGGCGGTGCAGTTCAAGGGACTGCAGCAGGTGTATGGCGCCCGCGCCTCGCAGATCAACTTCCTCGACCAGGAACTGAAAGGCACCCGCATGCTGGCGGCCGAAGGTTATGTCCCCCGCAACCGTCTGCTTGAACTGGAACGCAGCAATGCCGACCTCTCCGCCGGCCAGGCCGAGAACCTCAACAACATCGCTCGCGTGCGTAGCCAGACCACCGAAATCAAGCTGCGCATCCTGCAGCGCCAGCACGATTACTTGAAGGAAGTCGAATCGCAGCTCACCGACACCGCCAAGGAAAACACCACTTTGGCCGACCGCTTGCGCGCGCTGGACTATGAAGTGGCCCACACGGTGATTCGATCGCCCATCGATGGCATGGTCCAGTCCCTGAGCATCGCCACCATCGGCGGGATCATTCAACCCGGCTTCAAGATCATGGAAATCGTTCCGGACAACGAACCGCTGCAGGTCGACGCAATGATTCCCGTGCAGGCCATCGACAAGATGGTCCCGGGCCTGGCCGTGGACATCGCCTTCCCGGCCTTCAACCATGCCCGGACGCCCAATATTCCTGGCCGCGTGAAGACCGTCTCCGCCGACCGCCTGCTCGATGAGGAAAGCAAACAACCGTTCTATCTGGCGCAGGTAGAAGTCACGCCCGATGGCATGAGCCTGCTTGGCAGCAATCACATTCGTCCGGGTATGCCCGCCAGCGTCACCATCAAGACGGGTGAGCGCAACATGCTGAGCTATCTTCTCAAACCAATGCTTGAGCGTGTCGACAGCTCCTTCAAGGAACAATGA
- a CDS encoding Gfo/Idh/MocA family protein yields MQPIRLGLVGYGKIAQDQHVPAIHANPAFQLVSVATQGQPCAGVENFKSLGELLENGPPVDAIAFCTPPQGRFALVQQALAAGKHVLVEKPPCATLGEAMALVDQVAAQGVSGLFAWHSRYAPGIEAARDWLTSRTLQSVQIDWKEDVRKWHPGQAWIWQPGGLGVFDPGINALSIATHLLPFPLFVESAELRVPSNCQSPIAASIKMSDARHLDVRAEFDFDHGHDELWSIEIRCTEGVLRLDNGGALLSIDGVRQAVSEEGEYAAVYRHFQQLISDKASDLDLQPLRLVADSFFVGSRALVEAFYD; encoded by the coding sequence ATGCAACCGATCCGTCTCGGTCTGGTGGGCTACGGCAAGATTGCCCAGGATCAACACGTTCCCGCTATCCACGCCAACCCTGCGTTCCAGTTGGTGTCTGTCGCCACCCAAGGGCAGCCCTGCGCCGGGGTTGAGAACTTCAAGTCCCTGGGTGAGTTGCTGGAAAACGGCCCGCCCGTCGATGCGATTGCGTTTTGCACGCCGCCCCAAGGACGCTTCGCCCTGGTGCAACAAGCACTGGCCGCTGGCAAACACGTGTTGGTCGAAAAACCGCCGTGCGCCACCTTGGGCGAGGCGATGGCGCTGGTGGATCAGGTCGCGGCGCAAGGCGTCAGCGGCTTGTTCGCCTGGCATTCACGCTACGCCCCCGGCATCGAGGCGGCCCGTGACTGGCTGACCAGCCGCACCCTGCAAAGCGTGCAGATCGACTGGAAGGAAGACGTGCGCAAATGGCACCCCGGCCAGGCCTGGATCTGGCAACCCGGCGGCCTCGGCGTGTTCGATCCCGGCATCAATGCCTTGTCGATTGCCACCCATTTGCTGCCGTTTCCGCTGTTTGTCGAATCCGCCGAACTGCGCGTCCCCAGCAACTGCCAGTCGCCGATTGCCGCGTCGATCAAAATGTCCGACGCACGCCACCTCGACGTCCGCGCCGAGTTCGATTTCGACCACGGGCATGACGAACTCTGGAGCATCGAAATTCGCTGCACCGAAGGCGTCCTGCGCCTGGACAACGGTGGCGCGCTGTTGAGCATCGACGGCGTGCGCCAGGCGGTATCGGAGGAAGGTGAGTACGCGGCGGTTTATCGGCATTTTCAGCAGTTGATTAGCGATAAGGCCAGTGATCTGGACCTTCAGCCGTTACGGCTGGTGGCGGATAGTTTCTTTGTGGGGAGTCGGGCGTTGGTTGAGGCGTTCTACGATTAA
- a CDS encoding bestrophin family protein, giving the protein MKAAIIKKYRLIIKTMGYVGWALFWLLLWDIAVTVDFMLILNSKITLPLMPLTLLGSALVVLISFRNSSAYNRWWEARTLWGAMVNNSRSFARQVLTLLDDPGNEVNPMKSTLLRRHVAYVNCLAAHLRGQPCPPEVQAFIPAGEFARSGSTNNFANDILNGSAALLAQEYKAGHLDSIRLSRLETTLVDLSNSQGGMERIANTPLPYPYVYFPRLFISLFCLIVPVGLVESLGWFTPLASTVVGFMLLAIERIGTDLQSPFRDSEHQIQMEALCETIEKNLHSMQRDSLGGDRLDYPSTVVI; this is encoded by the coding sequence TTGAAAGCCGCCATCATCAAAAAATACCGCCTGATCATCAAGACCATGGGCTATGTCGGCTGGGCCCTGTTCTGGTTGTTGCTCTGGGACATCGCCGTCACCGTGGACTTCATGCTGATTCTCAACAGCAAAATCACTTTGCCGCTGATGCCGCTGACGTTGCTCGGCTCGGCGTTGGTGGTGTTGATCAGCTTTCGCAACAGCAGTGCCTACAATCGCTGGTGGGAAGCGCGCACCTTGTGGGGAGCGATGGTCAATAACTCCCGCAGCTTTGCGCGGCAAGTCCTGACATTGCTGGATGACCCGGGTAATGAGGTCAATCCGATGAAATCAACCCTGCTGCGTCGCCACGTGGCGTATGTGAATTGCCTGGCGGCGCATCTTCGGGGCCAGCCGTGCCCGCCCGAGGTGCAGGCGTTTATTCCCGCCGGGGAGTTCGCGCGCAGCGGCTCTACCAATAACTTTGCCAACGATATCCTCAACGGTTCCGCGGCGCTGCTGGCTCAGGAATACAAGGCCGGGCACCTGGACAGCATTCGCCTTTCGCGGCTGGAGACGACCCTGGTCGATCTGTCCAACAGCCAGGGCGGCATGGAGCGGATTGCCAATACGCCGCTGCCCTACCCTTACGTGTATTTCCCACGACTGTTTATTTCGCTGTTCTGCCTGATTGTGCCGGTGGGGCTGGTCGAGTCCCTGGGCTGGTTCACTCCGCTGGCCTCGACGGTGGTGGGCTTCATGCTGCTGGCCATCGAACGCATCGGCACCGATCTGCAAAGCCCGTTCCGCGACAGCGAGCACCAGATCCAGATGGAAGCCTTGTGCGAAACCATCGAGAAAAACCTGCACTCCATGCAACGGGATTCGCTGGGTGGCGATCGCCTCGACTACCCCAGCACAGTGGTGATTTAA
- a CDS encoding TolC family outer membrane protein — protein sequence MDRHCLCFCLLALSVPASAMDLKQAWDLLQYQGPVYRAAVHEKEAGVENRAIGMAGLLPQINASAYDNKVNGTQRQSGVERDLDYTSKGANVRLRQPLFNKQKMSEYRQGKQRADYSVAVFDAKSQDAAVRLAESYFDVLLASETIVLAKSKLSAFDEQLASAKRRMELGAGTVTDIDESAARYDLAAVELIEAQDNLVNARRKLEEYIGETPESLTTLRPGFDTPPLLPSNLQDWLVKAQSDSPLIHARRHSSDLAEEEVKRAKAGHWPTLDFVAGYTAGESQSISELNQRNRYGSIGLEVNFPLYNGGGTSALTRQASANSYKALDELDATRQEVISGTTREYRGVESGATRIHALERAVESNERSLTSTRKGFKEGGTSTNSDVLNAEELLFVARHDLVEAKLRYLMSRLRLASSVGSLGDDDIDHINNYLGPELLVTN from the coding sequence ATGGACCGTCATTGCCTGTGCTTCTGCCTGCTGGCGCTGTCCGTCCCGGCCAGTGCCATGGACCTCAAACAAGCCTGGGATCTGTTGCAGTACCAAGGCCCTGTCTATCGCGCCGCGGTGCATGAAAAGGAGGCCGGCGTGGAAAACCGCGCCATCGGCATGGCCGGCCTGCTACCGCAAATCAATGCCTCGGCCTACGACAACAAGGTCAATGGCACCCAGCGCCAGAGTGGCGTCGAAAGGGATCTCGACTACACCTCCAAGGGCGCTAACGTGCGCCTGCGCCAGCCGCTGTTCAACAAACAGAAGATGTCCGAGTACCGCCAAGGCAAGCAGCGTGCCGACTACAGCGTCGCGGTGTTCGATGCCAAGAGTCAGGACGCCGCGGTGCGCCTGGCTGAAAGCTATTTCGACGTGCTCCTGGCCAGCGAAACCATCGTCCTCGCCAAATCCAAACTGAGCGCCTTCGACGAGCAGCTCGCTTCGGCGAAACGGCGCATGGAGTTGGGAGCCGGCACCGTCACTGACATCGACGAGTCGGCCGCTCGCTACGACCTCGCCGCAGTTGAGCTGATCGAAGCGCAGGACAACCTGGTCAATGCGCGCCGCAAGCTTGAGGAATACATCGGCGAAACCCCCGAATCGCTGACCACCTTGCGTCCAGGCTTCGATACGCCACCGCTGCTACCGAGCAACCTGCAGGACTGGTTGGTCAAAGCCCAGAGCGACAGCCCGCTGATCCATGCGCGCCGTCATAGCAGCGACCTCGCCGAAGAAGAAGTGAAGCGCGCCAAGGCCGGCCACTGGCCAACACTGGATTTCGTCGCCGGTTATACCGCGGGCGAGAGCCAATCAATCTCCGAGCTGAATCAACGCAACCGCTACGGCTCAATCGGGCTGGAAGTAAACTTTCCGCTGTACAACGGTGGCGGCACCAGCGCGTTGACACGCCAGGCGAGCGCCAATAGCTATAAGGCCTTGGATGAGCTCGACGCCACGCGCCAGGAAGTCATCTCCGGCACCACCCGTGAGTATCGGGGCGTAGAGAGCGGCGCCACACGTATTCACGCGCTGGAAAGGGCAGTGGAGTCCAACGAACGCTCACTGACTTCGACACGCAAAGGCTTCAAAGAAGGCGGCACCAGCACCAACTCGGACGTGCTCAATGCCGAAGAGCTGCTCTTCGTAGCACGCCACGATCTGGTCGAGGCCAAGTTGCGCTACTTGATGTCGCGTCTGCGCCTGGCCTCTTCAGTGGGCAGTCTGGGCGACGACGATATCGACCACATCAACAACTACCTCGGCCCGGAACTGTTGGTCACCAACTGA
- the aqpZ gene encoding aquaporin Z: MSLFKRSATELLGTFWLVFGGCGSAVLAATFPDAGIGFLGVSLAFGLTVLTMAFAIGHISGCHLNPAVSVGLVVGGRFPAKELPAYILAQVLGGIIAAGLLYFIASGKPGFELASGLASNGYGEHSPGGYSMAAGFVTELVLTAMFILIILGATDKRAPAALAPIAIGLGLTLIHLISIPVTNTSVNPARSTGPALIVGGWAIQQLWLFWLAPILGAVIGGVTYRWLGKDSR, from the coding sequence ATGTCTCTGTTCAAACGTTCGGCTACTGAGTTGTTAGGTACGTTCTGGCTAGTATTTGGTGGCTGCGGCAGTGCGGTTTTGGCCGCGACGTTTCCTGATGCAGGAATTGGTTTTCTGGGCGTTTCCCTCGCGTTTGGCTTGACGGTACTGACCATGGCTTTCGCCATCGGCCACATTTCCGGCTGTCATCTCAACCCCGCGGTTTCGGTCGGACTGGTAGTGGGTGGACGATTTCCGGCCAAAGAATTACCTGCTTATATCCTCGCCCAAGTGTTGGGCGGGATTATTGCAGCAGGCCTGCTGTACTTCATCGCCAGTGGCAAACCCGGTTTCGAACTGGCCAGTGGCCTCGCGTCCAATGGCTACGGCGAACACTCGCCAGGCGGCTACTCGATGGCGGCGGGGTTTGTCACCGAGTTGGTGCTGACCGCGATGTTCATCCTGATCATCCTCGGCGCCACCGACAAACGCGCCCCTGCCGCTCTGGCACCGATTGCCATCGGCCTGGGGCTGACCTTGATCCACCTGATCTCTATCCCCGTCACTAACACCTCGGTCAATCCGGCACGCAGTACAGGCCCGGCGCTGATTGTGGGTGGTTGGGCGATTCAGCAACTGTGGCTATTTTGGTTGGCGCCGATCTTGGGCGCAGTCATCGGTGGCGTGACCTATCGCTGGCTGGGTAAAGATTCCCGCTAA
- the proP gene encoding glycine betaine/L-proline transporter ProP, which yields MKSSKKTVNPIGLDDIIIVDDAKMRKAITAAALGNAMEWFDFGVYGFVAYVLGKVFFPGASPSVQMIAALATFSVPFLIRPLGGLFFGALGDKYGRQKVLAATIVIMSLSTFAIGLIPSYDTIGIWAPILLLLAKMAQGFSVGGEYTGASIFVAEYAPDRKRGFLGSWLDFGSIAGFVLGAGLVVLISAVIGEEQFEAWGWRLPFFLALPLGMIGLYLRNALEETPAFQQHVEKLEQGDREGLARGPKVSFREVATKHWRSLMTCIGVVAVTNVTYYMLLTYMPSYLAHNLHYSENHGVLIIIAIMVGMLFVQPLIGFLSDKIGRRPFILFGSIALFCLAIPAFMLINSGKLGLIFSGLLIIAVVLNFFIGVMASTLPAMFPTHIRYSALASAFNVSVLIAGLTPTLVAWLVESTNNLYMPAYYLMVIAIVGLVTGITMKETANMPLRGAAPAASDLEEAKELLQEHEDNIEQKIEDIDAQIAELEAKRKNLVQQHPRID from the coding sequence ATGAAATCAAGCAAGAAAACCGTCAATCCCATCGGATTGGACGACATCATCATTGTCGACGACGCCAAGATGCGTAAGGCGATCACCGCCGCCGCACTGGGCAATGCCATGGAATGGTTCGACTTCGGCGTTTACGGCTTCGTCGCCTATGTGCTGGGCAAGGTGTTCTTCCCCGGCGCCTCGCCCAGCGTACAGATGATCGCCGCACTGGCGACCTTCTCGGTACCGTTCCTGATCCGTCCTCTGGGTGGCCTGTTCTTCGGCGCCTTGGGCGACAAATATGGCCGACAGAAAGTCCTGGCGGCCACCATCGTCATCATGTCCCTGAGCACCTTCGCCATCGGGCTGATTCCGTCCTATGACACGATCGGCATCTGGGCGCCGATCCTGCTGTTGCTGGCGAAGATGGCCCAAGGCTTCTCGGTGGGCGGCGAATACACCGGCGCCTCGATCTTCGTCGCCGAGTATGCCCCGGACCGCAAGCGCGGCTTCCTCGGCAGTTGGCTGGACTTCGGCTCCATCGCCGGGTTTGTCCTCGGCGCCGGCCTGGTGGTGTTGATTTCCGCGGTGATCGGCGAAGAGCAGTTCGAAGCGTGGGGCTGGCGCCTGCCGTTCTTCCTCGCCCTGCCCCTGGGCATGATCGGCCTGTACTTGCGTAACGCACTCGAAGAGACCCCGGCCTTCCAGCAACATGTCGAGAAACTCGAACAGGGCGACCGCGAAGGCCTGGCGCGCGGCCCGAAAGTGTCGTTCAGAGAAGTCGCGACCAAGCACTGGCGCAGCCTGATGACCTGCATCGGCGTGGTGGCGGTGACCAACGTCACCTACTACATGCTGCTCACCTATATGCCGAGCTACCTCGCGCACAACCTGCACTACAGCGAAAACCATGGGGTGCTGATCATCATCGCGATCATGGTCGGCATGTTGTTCGTGCAGCCCCTGATCGGCTTTTTGAGCGACAAAATTGGCCGCCGGCCCTTCATCCTGTTCGGCAGTATCGCGCTGTTCTGCCTGGCCATTCCGGCCTTTATGCTGATCAACAGCGGCAAGCTCGGGCTGATTTTCTCCGGGCTGCTGATCATTGCCGTGGTGCTCAACTTCTTCATCGGCGTGATGGCCTCGACCCTGCCGGCGATGTTCCCCACGCACATCCGCTACAGCGCGTTGGCCAGTGCCTTCAACGTCTCGGTGCTGATCGCGGGCCTGACCCCGACCCTGGTGGCCTGGCTGGTGGAAAGCACCAACAACCTGTACATGCCGGCGTACTACCTGATGGTGATCGCCATCGTCGGCCTGGTGACGGGCATCACCATGAAAGAAACCGCCAACATGCCCTTGCGCGGCGCGGCCCCGGCAGCCTCCGACCTTGAGGAAGCGAAAGAACTGCTGCAAGAGCATGAAGACAATATCGAACAGAAAATCGAAGACATCGACGCGCAAATCGCCGAATTGGAAGCCAAGCGCAAAAACCTGGTGCAACAGCACCCACGCATCGACTGA
- a CDS encoding type I secretion system permease/ATPase: MHKLSSTRSELADAIFRLRRSFYSLAGFSGVINVMMLTPAVYMLQVYDRALVSRNVTTLTMLTILVIGLFLLMATLEMFRTRVMIRVGNCLDMDLNRRIFTAAFERNLSRAGGNPAQALQDLAQVRQFLTGNGLFAFFDAPWTPIYLLVAYLIHPLLGLITLIGSLILVGLAYLTEKATQKPLAEANQAALSSASYANNNLRNAEVIEAMGMLPSIGKRWYQSHLRILEMQTLASDRAALISSTGRFVRITLQSLILGAGALLAIEGKITPGMMIACSILTGRALGPVEQVIASWKQLLGCRSAWGRLNEMLNDYPRRPPSMSLQRPLGMLAVENVYAGAPGTGNTILRGVSFNLSPGESLGIIGPSASGKSTLARLLVGVWPAQAGKVRLDGADIFTWNKGELGPWLGYLPQDVELFEGTIADNIARFGEVDSDAVIRAARTTGVHEMILRLAQGYETRLGTDGSPLSGGQKQRIALARALYGEPNLIVLDEPNANLDDVGEKALVDALAQLKNRGATVILISHRPNVLCAVDKVLMLRDGGVQMLGTRDEVFAALRKASVMPAGASTPLASVKARE, translated from the coding sequence ATGCACAAGCTCTCGAGCACCCGATCCGAACTGGCTGACGCGATTTTTCGCCTGCGCCGCAGTTTTTATTCGCTGGCAGGGTTCAGTGGCGTCATCAACGTCATGATGTTGACGCCAGCCGTCTATATGCTGCAGGTCTATGATCGGGCGTTGGTCAGTCGCAACGTCACAACGTTGACGATGTTGACCATTCTGGTGATAGGCCTGTTCTTGCTGATGGCCACGCTGGAAATGTTCCGCACCCGCGTGATGATCCGGGTCGGCAACTGCCTCGACATGGACCTCAATCGCCGCATTTTCACCGCAGCGTTCGAGCGCAATCTGAGCCGCGCCGGTGGTAATCCGGCCCAGGCCCTGCAGGATCTCGCGCAGGTGCGACAGTTCCTCACCGGCAATGGCCTGTTCGCTTTCTTTGATGCGCCATGGACGCCGATCTACCTGCTGGTCGCCTATCTGATCCATCCGCTGCTCGGACTGATCACGCTGATCGGCTCGCTGATTCTGGTGGGCCTGGCTTATCTCACCGAGAAGGCCACACAAAAGCCGCTGGCCGAAGCCAATCAGGCCGCCCTCTCCTCCGCCAGCTACGCCAACAACAACCTGCGCAATGCCGAGGTCATCGAGGCCATGGGCATGCTGCCGTCGATCGGCAAGCGCTGGTACCAAAGCCATTTGCGCATACTGGAAATGCAGACCCTGGCCTCTGACCGTGCCGCCCTGATCAGCAGTACCGGGCGCTTCGTGCGTATCACGTTGCAATCGCTGATCCTCGGCGCCGGCGCGCTGCTGGCGATCGAAGGCAAGATCACCCCCGGGATGATGATTGCTTGCTCGATCCTCACTGGCCGTGCGCTGGGCCCGGTGGAACAAGTCATCGCATCGTGGAAGCAACTGCTGGGCTGCCGTTCGGCCTGGGGCCGGTTGAACGAGATGCTGAACGACTATCCGCGCCGGCCACCGAGCATGTCGCTGCAGCGGCCGCTGGGCATGTTGGCGGTGGAGAATGTGTATGCCGGTGCCCCCGGTACCGGCAACACGATTCTGCGCGGGGTGAGCTTCAACCTTTCCCCCGGAGAAAGCCTTGGCATCATCGGTCCATCCGCCTCGGGCAAATCCACCCTCGCCCGCCTGTTGGTTGGCGTCTGGCCGGCACAGGCCGGCAAGGTACGCCTGGACGGCGCGGACATATTCACCTGGAACAAGGGCGAACTGGGCCCCTGGCTCGGTTACCTGCCGCAGGATGTGGAACTGTTCGAGGGCACCATCGCCGACAACATTGCGCGCTTTGGCGAAGTGGACAGCGACGCGGTCATCCGCGCCGCCAGGACTACAGGCGTGCACGAGATGATCCTGCGTTTGGCACAGGGTTATGAGACCCGTCTGGGCACCGATGGCAGCCCGCTTTCCGGAGGCCAGAAGCAACGCATCGCCTTGGCCCGCGCGCTGTATGGAGAACCCAACCTGATTGTGCTGGATGAGCCGAACGCCAACCTCGACGACGTCGGTGAAAAGGCCTTGGTCGATGCGCTCGCCCAACTCAAAAATCGCGGCGCCACCGTCATTCTGATTTCCCACCGTCCCAATGTGCTGTGCGCCGTCGATAAGGTGCTGATGCTGCGCGACGGCGGTGTGCAGATGCTCGGCACTCGCGACGAAGTATTCGCAGCGCTGCGCAAGGCCAGTGTGATGCCGGCAGGCGCGTCAACTCCGCTGGCCTCCGTCAAAGCACGGGAGTAA